The proteins below come from a single Gemmatimonadaceae bacterium genomic window:
- the cmk gene encoding (d)CMP kinase yields the protein MNGPLPFVIAIDGPAASGKSSTAQWVARRLGYRHVDSGALYRAATAARLVGPGDPATWTDDDVLLAARGVAFTPLGESFAVIIDGQPADDRLRDAQVTQHVSRVAQMQRVRQWVNELVRRTASGHDVVVDGRDMGTVVFPNADLKIFLVADPWERARRRLVQRLGRGPSDEEIAAETHRIAQRDALDATQSVRAADAVLIDTTYLTQEDQVDRIVALAHAAVQRRARPTPPTSLGSVS from the coding sequence ATGAACGGACCGCTTCCGTTCGTCATCGCCATCGACGGCCCCGCCGCGTCGGGAAAGTCGTCGACGGCGCAGTGGGTCGCGCGCCGCCTGGGCTATCGCCACGTGGATTCGGGCGCTCTCTATCGGGCGGCGACGGCGGCACGTCTCGTCGGACCCGGCGACCCGGCGACCTGGACCGACGACGACGTGTTGCTCGCGGCCCGCGGCGTGGCTTTCACGCCGCTGGGTGAATCGTTCGCGGTGATCATCGATGGGCAGCCGGCGGACGACCGGCTGCGCGATGCCCAGGTCACCCAGCACGTCTCGCGCGTGGCGCAGATGCAGCGGGTGAGGCAGTGGGTCAACGAGCTCGTCCGGCGCACGGCAAGCGGGCACGACGTCGTCGTGGACGGCCGAGACATGGGAACCGTCGTGTTTCCGAACGCCGACCTGAAGATTTTTCTCGTGGCCGACCCGTGGGAACGTGCGCGTCGCCGGCTGGTACAGCGACTGGGACGTGGGCCCAGCGACGAGGAAATCGCCGCCGAGACGCACCGGATCGCCCAGCGCGACGCGCTCGACGCGACGCAGTCGGTGCGGGCCGCCGACGCGGTGCTCATCGATACGACCTATCTGACCCAGGAAGACCAGGTCGATCGGATCGTCGCGCTGGCGCACGCGGCGGTTCAACGCCGAGCCCGCCCCACACCTCCAACGTCTCTCGGAAGTGTGAGCTAA